Proteins co-encoded in one Melitaea cinxia chromosome 13, ilMelCinx1.1, whole genome shotgun sequence genomic window:
- the LOC123659023 gene encoding uncharacterized protein LOC123659023 produces MSHFGDFMDGVPVKISEKYKRPPRIELPYSVTECTLRAQSVVNVVKYCSTFEHNVLSKLKELKSAKETKKNERRHRLQLLEEAKQKKLDAIAAAEAEEKLKQLSVSEVSYPSTDEISALSSDDKPEKSSDNPQQDSSPDVERTINTDTEYPHTSTQESQLNILQPIQVQSNYQQSSLLDDPDPLQEFKMQTRMPKLQQYSQNIDTLTYKDFENDTSSPFDNVELKTINDMELLAQVLQSQRDSMVSCPAQTFSQDQVYPGYANCATQAQMEGVTYLPNAYVEQQIQGPSVIYSSPQHYPASNGYYVQSDSICDNLPVENVYMPNYQYYVPAQPYTTPYYGTQMPTCSSELPVPNGSSYIPQPYYYSYPQGPLPYVATPFNANLVPEINNQETNQSVGSQNTVKSRSRSVPDIVRELNEELASARQRANEHSYTPSPAPVIIPRSSSSSDKRDDERRKRKIDKLPNPYEKLSPKMQTICKKIHGMGFPIDRVARVCSIVGENDKKVIECLLILGELIDLGFPEARASAALVKHEFNKDKALDELVS; encoded by the coding sequence ATGTCTCACTTCGGAGACTTTATGGACGGTGTTCCCGTAAAAATATCAGAGAAGTATAAAAGACCGCCACGAATCGAATTGCCTTATAGTGTTACAGAGTGTACTCTGCGAGCGCAAAGTGTTGTTAACGTCGTCAAATATTGTTCCACATTCGAACATAATGTACTTTCTAAACTTAAAGAACTCAAGAGTGCgaaagaaacgaaaaaaaatgagAGACGCCATCGTTTACAGTTGTTAGAAGAAgcaaaacagaaaaaattagATGCTATAGCTGCAGCTGAGGCCGAGGAGAAGTTGAAACAGCTAAGTGTTTCCGAGGTATCATACCCGAGTACTGACGAAATAAGTGCCCTATCTTCTGATGATAAACCAGAAAAGAGCTCTGATAATCCTCAACAAGACAGTAGTCCGGATGTTGAAAGAACAATTAATACTGATACAGAGTACCCACACACTTCCACACAGGAGTCCCAGCTAAACATCCTCCAGCCAATACAAGTGCAGTCCAATTACCAACAAAGTAGCTTGCTTGACGACCCTGATCCCTTACAAGAATTCAAAATGCAAACAAGAATGCCAAAATTACAACAATACAGTCAGAACATTGATACTTTAACATATAAAGATTTTGAAAATGATACATCAAGCCCCTTTGATAATGTAGAACTGAAGACAATAAATGATATGGAATTATTAGCTCAGGTTTTGCAGAGTCAGAGGGACTCGATGGTCAGCTGTCCAGCTCAGACGTTTAGTCAGGATCAGGTTTATCCGGGCTATGCTAATTGTGCCACTCAGGCTCAAATGGAAGGTGTAACTTATTTGCCAAACGCATATGTAGAGCAGCAGATCCAGGGACCAAGTGTGATATACTCTTCCCCACAGCACTATCCAGCATCAAATGGCTATTATGTGCAATCGGATTCTATCTGTGATAATTTACCGGTGGAAAATGTTTACATGCCCAATTACCAGTATTACGTTCCTGCTCAGCCATATACAACACCTTATTATGGTACCCAAATGCCGACATGTTCAAGTGAACTGCCAGTTCCTAATGGTTCGTCGTACATACCTCAGCCCTACTACTACTCGTATCCTCAAGGCCCCCTGCCGTATGTTGCAACTCCATTTAACGCCAATTTAGTTCCTGAAATCAATAATCAAGAAACCAATCAGTCTGTGGGTTCACAGAACACAGTTAAGTCTCGATCGAGAAGTGTACCTGATATTGTGAGAGAATTGAATGAAGAATTAGCATCAGCACGTCAAAGAGCAAATGAGCATTCCTATACTCCAAGTCCTGCTCCAGTTATTATACCGAGATCATCATCGAGCAGTGATAAAAGAGATGATGAAAGGAGGAAAAGAAAAATAGACAAGTTACCAAATCCATATGAAAAATTGTCACCAAAAATGCAGACTATATGTAAAAAGATCCACGGTATGGGATTTCCAATTGACAGGGTTGCCAGGGTGTGTAGTATTGTGGGTGAAAATGATAAAAAG